A section of the Leptospira kobayashii genome encodes:
- the mrdA gene encoding penicillin-binding protein 2: protein MSQSASEFKLETSFRKRLYFFTGLIVFTLTSYILQLFNLQIIQGSENSLKAERFVRRSESIPADRGQIFDRNFLTPETSQPLVSNSASLDVILNTSLFKNDPKRIKEFIYRFCESLSIPLAYYEKDLQENRLIKKIRTREPFVLLEGISREQQERILVLDNINRYVYLVSSPARVYHMGPALAHVSGYVGKPTTNDIQEKEIKSYQLVGKGGIESLYDTILRGQDGFRIQKRNTEGNIEEERVIEHSVPGNNLILTIDRDMQIAAYKALKGVRGTVFALRPTTGEVLAMASNPSYDPNILSGKNKQDRANHFARVTNNGAFLNLAIQSKFPPASTYKVLVALAAMESEHKINFDPKQTFSCPANFTLKSTFKGVPDQVFYNWDKKNHGELNLAQAIEKSNSVYFYQLGYKLGAEPILAYSRLFGLDKRTGIDLPGEVTGFIPSSEWKKRTYGNKWFDGDTVNLSIGQGFLSVTPLEMALFYMAIINNGKIYKPFVISEIRSPLDNSIIQKTEPTILRDIPLKRSTVEAVKEGLYLVGYSGTASGVLNSPNLPEIAGKTGTAQTRRRGASSSNHAWFIGYAPFNAPPEKQILVAAFVEYGVGGAASAAPAAREIFKAAFPPGSYPRQDRTRVKPMEEEAPVEGEAF from the coding sequence ATGAGTCAATCCGCATCCGAATTCAAATTAGAAACCTCCTTTCGAAAAAGATTGTACTTTTTTACAGGATTGATTGTATTCACTCTCACCTCTTACATACTTCAGCTGTTCAATCTTCAAATCATTCAGGGAAGTGAAAACTCTCTCAAAGCGGAAAGATTTGTAAGAAGAAGCGAATCCATTCCTGCAGACAGAGGTCAAATCTTCGACAGGAATTTTCTCACTCCCGAAACTTCCCAACCTCTCGTATCCAATTCCGCCTCTTTGGATGTGATCTTAAACACAAGTTTATTCAAAAACGATCCGAAACGAATCAAAGAATTCATATACAGATTCTGTGAATCCCTTTCGATCCCGCTTGCTTATTATGAAAAGGATCTCCAGGAAAACCGGCTGATCAAAAAAATCCGAACCAGAGAACCTTTCGTGCTTCTGGAAGGGATTTCCCGAGAACAACAGGAAAGAATCCTCGTTCTGGATAATATCAATCGTTACGTATATTTGGTTTCTTCGCCAGCCCGCGTTTATCATATGGGGCCTGCACTTGCGCATGTTTCCGGTTATGTGGGAAAACCTACAACGAACGATATCCAGGAAAAAGAAATCAAATCCTATCAATTGGTGGGAAAAGGAGGAATCGAATCTCTTTATGATACGATACTTCGCGGACAGGACGGATTTCGAATTCAAAAAAGAAATACGGAAGGAAATATAGAAGAAGAAAGAGTCATCGAACATTCCGTTCCCGGCAACAACCTGATTCTAACCATTGATCGGGATATGCAGATCGCCGCTTACAAAGCGCTCAAAGGAGTGCGCGGAACGGTTTTCGCTCTTCGGCCTACAACGGGGGAAGTGCTTGCGATGGCGTCAAATCCGTCGTACGATCCGAATATTCTTTCCGGAAAAAACAAACAAGACCGCGCCAATCATTTCGCACGCGTTACAAATAATGGTGCTTTTTTAAACTTGGCCATTCAATCCAAATTTCCGCCTGCCTCCACATATAAAGTGTTAGTTGCTCTTGCGGCAATGGAGAGCGAACATAAAATCAATTTTGATCCGAAACAAACGTTTTCCTGCCCTGCCAATTTCACTTTAAAATCCACCTTCAAAGGTGTCCCCGACCAGGTATTTTATAATTGGGATAAAAAAAATCACGGCGAATTGAACTTGGCGCAAGCAATCGAAAAATCCAATTCGGTGTATTTTTACCAATTGGGTTATAAACTGGGTGCGGAACCGATTCTCGCCTACTCCAGGTTATTTGGTCTAGACAAAAGAACCGGTATCGATCTACCGGGTGAAGTAACCGGTTTTATTCCTAGTTCAGAATGGAAAAAAAGAACCTATGGAAACAAATGGTTCGATGGAGATACTGTAAACTTGTCCATCGGCCAGGGATTTCTTTCCGTAACTCCGTTGGAGATGGCCTTATTCTATATGGCAATCATCAACAACGGAAAAATTTACAAACCTTTTGTGATTTCGGAAATCAGAAGTCCTCTGGACAATTCAATCATACAAAAAACGGAACCTACCATCCTAAGGGACATTCCTCTCAAACGTTCTACTGTGGAAGCAGTGAAGGAAGGACTCTATCTGGTCGGTTATTCGGGAACCGCTTCGGGAGTATTGAACTCACCGAATTTACCGGAAATCGCGGGTAAAACGGGAACAGCTCAAACCAGAAGAAGAGGAGCATCCTCCTCCAACCATGCTTGGTTTATCGGCTATGCACCGTTCAATGCACCTCCGGAAAAACAAATCCTGGTTGCCGCCTTCGTAGAATATGGCGT
- the mreD gene encoding rod shape-determining protein MreD gives MILDKVFIFLAMLLAHFLNGSNIFELGNAIRPDFMIIVVIFFAFRKGAMYGLWLGFFGGLLTDTSLGGEIGADNAVYYKIGLHSLSYAIVGYVIGKVTRNAYTENYISITIYVMGFTFLSRVITYFLFWMFFHSNHSYSFVYVSLYNAFIGPAIFFLLTWIFRLEADEVRQ, from the coding sequence ATGATTTTAGATAAAGTATTCATCTTCCTAGCTATGTTACTCGCCCATTTCCTGAATGGGTCTAACATATTTGAATTGGGAAATGCGATTCGTCCCGACTTTATGATCATCGTTGTGATCTTCTTTGCCTTCCGAAAAGGAGCAATGTACGGACTCTGGCTCGGTTTTTTCGGAGGACTTCTCACGGATACTTCGTTAGGCGGAGAGATCGGCGCGGACAATGCCGTTTATTACAAGATAGGACTTCATTCTTTGTCTTATGCGATCGTAGGTTACGTCATCGGCAAAGTGACACGCAATGCTTATACTGAAAATTATATTTCAATCACGATCTATGTGATGGGATTTACCTTTTTGTCCAGAGTGATTACTTACTTTCTATTTTGGATGTTCTTTCATTCCAATCACAGTTACTCGTTTGTATATGTTTCGCTTTATAATGCGTTCATCGGTCCTGCGATTTTCTTCCTACTGACTTGGATCTTCCGACTGGAAGCGGATGAGGTAAGACAATGA
- the mreC gene encoding rod shape-determining protein MreC: MIWNRFSRNGEALSVGFIILFSFTSLIWNGNFMVRGIASFQGVGDFFSGSFDSFGSLIKSSYNKLESFERVREERDSCLNVMEEYRQLSKDVERLKAENAILRQELNFPLRNDYPSVRAEVLSVRLNAIYRTIIINKGSESGIKPYMPVVARALDEKGKFAEALVGKIIAVSKGSSVVQPLINSNFSMGVAVPGTNLWASLNGNSGRGTDVLLDYIDSGIVIDPKAIGSFPSGPVQATPGSAFFTEGFSKIGKAVYSSGGSGVFPQGTPVGIIIEEGPRNGSFKTAYVRPFVEFDKLLNVIVIKKLPEKWKEEWPAEKTIQIEGPYFGEIDFPREKDSSGKIQTNTRKQNLPQGPGTGQRPQNTRNDSSPPVITNPPDTETGTEGTP; this comes from the coding sequence ATGATTTGGAACCGATTTAGCCGCAACGGAGAAGCCCTGTCTGTGGGTTTTATCATTTTATTCTCCTTCACCTCCCTGATCTGGAATGGAAATTTCATGGTCAGAGGGATCGCCAGCTTTCAAGGAGTAGGTGACTTTTTCTCAGGATCCTTCGACTCCTTCGGAAGTTTGATCAAAAGCTCCTATAATAAACTGGAATCCTTCGAAAGAGTAAGAGAAGAGAGAGACTCTTGTTTGAACGTAATGGAAGAATACAGACAACTTTCCAAAGACGTAGAACGCCTCAAGGCTGAAAATGCGATCCTGAGACAGGAATTGAACTTCCCTCTTAGAAACGATTACCCTTCCGTTCGGGCGGAGGTTTTAAGCGTTCGTCTCAATGCAATTTACAGAACCATCATTATCAATAAAGGTAGCGAATCCGGAATCAAACCTTACATGCCTGTCGTAGCACGAGCGTTAGACGAAAAAGGGAAATTTGCGGAAGCACTGGTAGGAAAAATCATCGCCGTTTCCAAAGGTTCCTCGGTGGTGCAACCGCTCATCAATTCCAATTTTTCCATGGGAGTGGCTGTTCCCGGAACCAATCTTTGGGCTTCTCTCAACGGAAACAGTGGTCGCGGAACAGATGTTTTGTTAGACTATATCGATTCGGGAATCGTAATCGATCCGAAAGCGATCGGTTCTTTCCCTAGCGGACCGGTACAAGCAACTCCGGGAAGCGCATTTTTTACGGAAGGATTCAGTAAAATCGGAAAAGCCGTTTACAGTTCGGGCGGATCGGGAGTTTTCCCGCAAGGCACTCCCGTAGGAATCATCATCGAAGAAGGACCGCGCAACGGATCGTTTAAGACGGCTTATGTGAGACCCTTCGTTGAGTTCGATAAATTATTAAATGTAATCGTAATCAAAAAACTTCCTGAAAAATGGAAGGAAGAATGGCCGGCGGAAAAAACCATTCAAATCGAAGGTCCTTATTTCGGAGAGATCGACTTTCCGAGAGAAAAAGACAGCTCGGGGAAAATTCAAACCAATACCCGCAAACAAAATCTCCCGCAAGGGCCGGGAACCGGACAAAGACCGCAGAACACCCGTAATGACTCTTCACCACCCGTTATCACAAATCCTCCTGATACAGAAACAGGAACGGAGGGCACACCATGA